The Candidatus Anstonellales archaeon sequence TAAATTCCCTGAGGCGCAAGATACCCTTGCGGGGAGAGATTTCGTTTCTGAAACTTTTTCCTATCTGACCGACACAGATTGGAAGCTTTGTTCCATGGTTCCTGAAAATTCTTGAGAAGTCCAGGAATATTCCCTGGGCGGTTTCTGGTCTGAAGTATCCTGTATTTCCTTCCACTGGACCTATGTTCGTCTTGAACATCAAGTTAAACCAACCCTTGCTTTCAAACTCCCCTCCGCAGGCTGGACAGGCGATTCCTTCCTTCTTTAGCAGAGGTAATAGCTCTTCGGGTGAATTCCAGCCTGACGCTTCGAGCTTCTTTTGATCGAGGAACTCGTCGGCTTTGAATTCGGATGAACAGGCCTTGCATCTGATTAGAGGATCAACAAAATTCTTTGCGTGCCCTGAGGCTTCAAGCACAACTGAAGGCAATACTGTAGAAGTTTCTATCTCAAAAAAACCCTCGCTTTTTATGAAAAATTTTCTGAAATAGTCCTCTATCTTCTTTTTCATCAGGCAACCTACAGGTCCGTAGTCATAAAAACCACTGATTGATCCGTAGATTTCGAATGAGGGAATCAAAAAAGAACGTTGGAGCGCTATTTCCATTAGCCGTTCATACAATTTCTGGTGCTTCATCGCAAATTATTAATTGTGTATATATTTTATATCTTGCCTTGCATTAACTTATAGGGCAAATTATGATTGAAAGAGAGAAATACCTAGAAATGGCACGCATGTCTATGAAGGAGAAGATTTCTTCCCCTGATCTCCTTATTTCCCAAACCGTTGCAACTATAAGCGAACTTGACAGATGCATAAATGTTTTGTATGAGAAATTGGCTGAATGGTACGGACTGTATTTTCCAGAGTTAAAGCTGTCAGATATGCGCACATACTGCCAGGTAGTCATTAAGTTTGACAGAAAAAAGCAAAACGTCGCTTCTATTCTATCTGTTGTTGGTGAGAAGAACGCAGAAGTAGTAGTCTCTAAAGCCAAGACCTCTGCCGGTGCAGATTTCTCTGATGATGATTTGGAAGAAGTGCGCAAGCTTGCAAGGCACGTTCTTGAGCTTTATGAGTTGCGTGATGAGATTGAAAAGTATCAGGCTTCTCTTGCAAGGAAATTCTATCCAAACTTATCTTACTTGCTTGAGCCGGCTCTTGCCGCGAAGATGGTATCTCTTGCAGGCTCACTTAGGAAGCTTGCTCTTCTTCCTGCAAGTACGATTCAGGTTATGGGTGCAACAAAAGCTTTATTTAAGCATCTAAAAACTGGTTCAAAACCACCAAAGCACGGGGTCATCTTTCAGCATCCTTCAATATCAGGAGCGCCAAGAAAGCTTCGCGGAAAAATCGCGCGCGCCCTTGCATCAAAGATAGCCATAGCCGCAAGGGCGGATGCATTCACTGGAGCGCAAATAGGGAAAAAATTAAAGGAGGAGTTTGAAAGGCGAGTTGGTGAGATAAGAGGAGGGAGCAGACGAGAATGAAATTCCTTGCACTTTCTGATCTTCATGCAAGCGAAGAGGCGCTTGATCGCCTTGGTGAGATAAGAGGAGGGAGCAGACGAGAATGAAATTCCTTGCACTTTCTGATCTTCATGCAAGCGAAGAGGCGCTTGATCGCCTTGGTGAGATAAGAGGAGGGAGCAGACGAGAATGAAATTCCTTGCACTTTCTGATCTTCATGCAAGCGAAGAGGCGCTTGATCGCCTCCGCGTAATAATGATGAGAGAAAACGACTATGACTGGATATTCATAGTTGGCGATATTACCACTAATGGCCCTGTTAGCTACGCCGAAGACCTTCTTGATATACTGCGAGAAAAAGGGCTTTTTGTACATGGAAATATGGATCCGTTTCCTGTTCAAAAGTTGATCGAGCAGAAAGGTGCATCAGTTCATGGAAAAAAAATAAATATCGGCGAATGGAACGTTGTTGGGTTGGGCGGCTCGAATCCTACTCCCTTTGGGACTCCTTGTGAATATTCTGAGGAGGCAATAGAAAAGTGTATATCTGATTCTAATATGGATGAATATTCTATATTTCTATCTCATCCGCCTCCATTTGGGCTCTTTGACACTGTTGGTGTCGGAGTTCATGTGGGAAGCGTATCTGTTCGCAAAGCCATAGAAGACAAGAAGCCTATTCTCTGCATATGTGGGCATATACACGAGCATCAGGGAAAAGTTCTTCACAAGGAAACGACGGTAGTAAAGCTTGGAAGCGGAGAGAAACTAAATGCGGCTGAGATAACAATCAAAGATGAAATTAAAGTCAGTTTTATAAAGATTTAAATGGGGAGAATACGGATTTTTCGGGTTTTGGATGAAGAAGACTTCTGCGATATCTATCCAGTTGTTAAGGCTATTTTTCCTAGCAGCCAAATACGGTTTTCAGACAAGGACGTCTATTTCTATGCAAGAGTTAAAAAAGAGGTTGTCGGGTTTTCGCATGTCTTTGATAAGGGCGGTGGCACTTATGTGCTACAGGGGATAGGGGTTCTTCCAAAATTCCGCAACAGAGGGATAGGAGGCAAGTTGGCAGATAAAGCCATAAAATTTTGTGAACAGAAAGGAGCACTGCGTATATTGCTAAGAGTAAGATGCACAAACCCTGCTGTGCTACTCTATTTAAAAAAAGGTTTTTATCTAAAAAAAGAGTCATTCGGTTCATATACGCTTGAAAGACGAAAACCCTCATAAACCGATGCTTGCGAGGGAATAGTGGATTTAAGAAACTTTGAAAGGGGCTGTGTGCTAACTTGGTATGCTTCCAGGTTTGGGACCTGGCGGTCTGAGTTCAAATCTCAGCAGCCCCATTCTAAGAACACCCTTTAGAAGTACTCTTTGCTTTCTTTCTTGTGGTATCTAAGACGAGAAAAGTATTTCGCTTCTTAGTTTGCGCGAATTTTAGCTGTTGTTTTTTCTTTGTGACGGCTTGGCTTTCGAGTATTAATCGAGTTTAGTCTCATTTGCTTTATAATATTGGGGGTAGTCTTCGTGGCATGTTGGTTTTTTAAGTTATTTAGCTACTTTTTATTTTAGCCGATTTTTATAAACTCTCCTATATTATAAATATAAAATAGTAGCACTGTGGATGAGGGATAAATAGAAACTTTGCGATGGGCTCGTGGCGCAGTGGTAGCGCGCGTGCTTTGCATTTCTGAAAGAGAAATTGATGAGGAACAAAAAAGCACGAGGCCGTGGGTTCAAAAATGGAAGGGAAAGAGCTTGCTTTCTTCCTTTTGAAATTCCCACCGAGTCCATCTTTAAGCACAACAGCGTGCCCATGTTTGCTCCTGCTCTGCCACACAGCTTGATCTTCTTGCGAACTTGCTTTTGCATTACAACTTATTAATCAGAGTCGACTTATGGGCTTTCGTCTGCATTACAACTTATTAATTAGCATTGACTTATTAGTTAGTCTTGAAGAACTGGTTTTTAGTTTCTCTCAGTTTCTCGCAAAATAGAAAGGGGGACTGCCTGTTTTTTATTTTGATTATCTTGAATCTAATTCTTCTTCCATATGGGGTGGCGAGGCAAACTCTACGTGGAGAGGTATTTTTAGTATCTTGGTTGCGATTAGTTTGAGAACTTCAGCTGCAACTAATGCGTGCTTGTCCGTACTGGAATTTGTTGATATGACTAAATAGCCGTTGCTTTTCTCCGAGTTTAGATATTTGCCAACGGAGCTATCGTAGAGCACATATTGCAGAACATAGAACTTCTTGTTTGGTTTTGAAGTGTAGGCAGAGCTTCCATAAAATGAGAATGCAGGAGCGCCTGGGAGATTTCCTGTTTTTTTCGTGTGGTCTTGGCTTGCTGAGGAAAGGAAATTTTTTAGGTACTCAATCAGCCACAGCCGGTGGGCTTTGTTATTAAATAAAGTGGTTGAGAGGTCAAAATAGTTATATCTGTGAAGGAGAATTGGTGGGGTTTGGATTGTCTGGCGGACAAAGCCGTTATTTTTAAAGTAAGGGAGTGTGTCCAATCTTGTGTAATTTGGACTTCCCCTATTTTTGATATAAGACAGTGTTTCGTTCTCTATGAGACATTTTGAATTCTGTATATACTTCGTCAAAGGCTTTTTATGTAACGGTTCCTGCTGGTTTGGAATCTTATCTTGTGTTTTGTTTATATATGCTTTATTCATACTTACATCACCTCTGTTACTTTTGTAGAGTTATAGCGGGCTCCTCCTTCTATCCTCTTCATCAACCGCGACGAAAGTTAGCTTGAAGGGTCGAATTATAGATAAGAGCGTAAATTTGTCTTGCTCTCTGTGTGCCGATTCTCTGAGAATGTGGAAGATTTGGAGGAACATTTATAAATAACTTTGTATTCAAATATGGCTTACCGATTTTCAGGCTGGCACCTGGCCTGAAACATTAGCATCCCAGACAAGGGATTGCGATGGAATTATTACTTGCCTT is a genomic window containing:
- a CDS encoding GNAT family N-acetyltransferase, whose amino-acid sequence is MGRIRIFRVLDEEDFCDIYPVVKAIFPSSQIRFSDKDVYFYARVKKEVVGFSHVFDKGGGTYVLQGIGVLPKFRNRGIGGKLADKAIKFCEQKGALRILLRVRCTNPAVLLYLKKGFYLKKESFGSYTLERRKPS
- a CDS encoding metallophosphoesterase; its protein translation is MKFLALSDLHASEEALDRLRVIMMRENDYDWIFIVGDITTNGPVSYAEDLLDILREKGLFVHGNMDPFPVQKLIEQKGASVHGKKINIGEWNVVGLGGSNPTPFGTPCEYSEEAIEKCISDSNMDEYSIFLSHPPPFGLFDTVGVGVHVGSVSVRKAIEDKKPILCICGHIHEHQGKVLHKETTVVKLGSGEKLNAAEITIKDEIKVSFIKI